A region from the Deinococcus ruber genome encodes:
- a CDS encoding Rrf2 family transcriptional regulator — protein MNFDRRLSNMLHLLAHLMGATEAVSSERLAAAFNANPVVLRRTLASLRDAGLVTSGKGHGGGWVLACDPSTTTLLDVYRALGAPPLFAFGNRAEHPICLIEQAVNGALDNTMLAAEALITARLQTLTLTALITDAQHRFQLCENPPQENTHAL, from the coding sequence ATGAACTTTGACCGACGATTGTCCAACATGCTTCACCTGCTTGCCCACCTGATGGGGGCCACCGAGGCTGTTTCCTCCGAACGCCTCGCTGCCGCCTTCAACGCCAACCCGGTCGTTCTGCGCCGGACCCTGGCCAGCCTACGAGACGCCGGCCTCGTCACCTCCGGGAAGGGCCACGGCGGCGGCTGGGTCCTGGCCTGTGACCCTTCGACCACCACCCTGCTCGACGTCTACCGCGCCCTCGGTGCACCTCCGCTGTTTGCGTTTGGCAACCGCGCCGAACATCCCATCTGCCTGATCGAGCAGGCCGTCAACGGAGCGCTCGACAACACCATGCTGGCGGCCGAGGCACTGATCACCGCCCGCCTTCAAACCCTGACCCTGACCGCCCTGATCACCGACGCCCAGCACCGGTTCCAGCTCTGTGAGAACCCTCCCCAGGAGAACACCCATGCGCTATGA
- a CDS encoding NAD(P)/FAD-dependent oxidoreductase — protein sequence MRYDALVIGGSFAGLSGALQIARTGRPVGVLDGGQPRNRFATESHGFFGFDGTPPSQMIAAARADLAAYPNVTLLDALATDARRDADAFIVTLSSGQQLEAGKLLLAFGVTDVLPELPGVRARWGQTVLPCPYCHGYEVKGRRLGVLHTFPGSSHQALLISDWGPTTYFLNGQPTLDRETIAKLAKRGITVEAAPVVDLAGEAPQLTGVRLESGQVTPIDALFIGTRTRLNSTVAEQLGCAIDDGPVGPVIRTDSNKLTTVPGVYAAGDIAQFGANATLASAAGVFAGVSLHQSLIFEPLQPLPA from the coding sequence ATGCGCTATGACGCCCTCGTAATTGGTGGAAGCTTCGCCGGCCTGTCCGGCGCACTCCAGATCGCCCGCACTGGCCGCCCCGTCGGCGTGCTGGACGGCGGCCAACCCCGCAACCGTTTCGCCACCGAATCTCACGGATTTTTTGGGTTCGACGGCACGCCGCCCAGTCAGATGATTGCGGCGGCCCGCGCTGATCTGGCCGCCTATCCGAACGTCACCCTGCTTGACGCGCTCGCCACCGACGCGCGCCGAGACGCTGATGCCTTCATCGTCACGCTCTCTTCCGGCCAACAGCTTGAGGCGGGAAAGCTGCTGCTGGCGTTCGGCGTCACCGATGTCCTGCCCGAGCTGCCCGGCGTGCGTGCGCGCTGGGGTCAGACGGTGCTGCCCTGCCCTTACTGCCACGGCTACGAAGTAAAAGGGCGGCGGCTGGGCGTGCTGCACACGTTCCCAGGTTCCAGCCATCAGGCCCTGCTGATCTCCGACTGGGGTCCCACCACCTATTTTCTGAATGGCCAGCCGACCCTTGACAGGGAGACCATCGCGAAACTGGCCAAGCGCGGCATTACCGTCGAGGCCGCCCCAGTGGTGGACCTAGCGGGCGAGGCGCCGCAGCTCACCGGCGTGCGACTCGAAAGCGGACAGGTCACGCCAATCGATGCGCTGTTCATCGGCACGCGGACCCGCCTGAACAGCACAGTGGCCGAGCAACTCGGCTGCGCCATCGACGACGGGCCAGTCGGTCCGGTCATCCGGACGGACAGCAACAAGCTGACCACAGTGCCGGGCGTGTATGCCGCAGGGGACATCGCCCAGTTCGGGGCCAATGCGACGCTCGCGTCTGCCGCGGGCGTCTTCGCCGGAGTGTCGCTGCACCAGTCGTTGATCTTCGAGCCGCTCCAGCCGCTGCCAGCCTGA
- a CDS encoding phosphotransferase family protein, which translates to MSMADDASFPPAQGVRRDWLDLPPVVRRRIETALGASVVHAQTQPGGFSPGLAALLSLQDGRRVFAKAVGPQPNPDTPALHRREIAVLRALPEVPGVPRLLLALGADEHDRSETGMAEGWVVLICEAASGSSPTLPWRADDLERVLIALLDVWAALTPSPLHPPTVRLARDVVQTSLNGWTRLRLQRPRLEGLDDWSTRHLDALAALEVHAPQAVDGETLLHFDLRADNLLLEVEGAGQGVWVVDWPHACVGAAWFDVVCFAPSVSMQGGPLPEVLLARLPSTLQPSPDALFAGVACLAGYFTERALQPPPPGLPTVRAFQAAQGDIARAWLRRLTGWT; encoded by the coding sequence ATGTCGATGGCGGATGACGCGTCCTTCCCACCCGCTCAGGGAGTGCGGCGCGACTGGCTGGACCTGCCGCCGGTCGTCCGCCGCCGGATTGAGACGGCCCTTGGCGCATCGGTCGTCCATGCGCAGACGCAACCCGGAGGGTTCTCCCCCGGCCTCGCCGCCCTCTTGTCGCTGCAAGATGGGCGGCGCGTGTTCGCCAAGGCGGTCGGTCCGCAGCCCAATCCAGACACACCTGCGCTCCACCGGCGAGAGATTGCCGTGCTCCGCGCACTCCCTGAGGTGCCAGGAGTGCCGCGGCTGCTGTTGGCGCTCGGGGCCGATGAACACGACCGTTCCGAAACCGGAATGGCTGAAGGCTGGGTGGTCCTGATCTGTGAAGCGGCGTCAGGCAGCTCCCCAACACTGCCCTGGCGGGCGGATGACCTTGAGCGTGTCCTGATCGCCCTGTTGGACGTGTGGGCGGCCTTAACGCCGTCTCCGCTGCACCCGCCGACGGTGCGGCTGGCACGCGACGTCGTCCAGACGTCCCTGAACGGCTGGACTCGGCTCCGTCTCCAGCGGCCCCGGCTGGAAGGTCTCGATGACTGGAGCACCCGGCACCTTGATGCCCTCGCGGCATTGGAAGTGCACGCGCCGCAGGCCGTCGATGGGGAGACTCTCCTCCACTTCGATCTGAGGGCCGACAACCTGCTGTTGGAGGTGGAGGGAGCTGGGCAAGGGGTCTGGGTGGTGGACTGGCCGCATGCGTGTGTGGGCGCGGCGTGGTTCGATGTGGTGTGCTTCGCCCCGAGTGTGAGCATGCAGGGTGGTCCGCTGCCGGAGGTGCTGCTGGCACGGTTGCCGTCCACGCTGCAACCGTCACCGGACGCGCTGTTCGCCGGGGTGGCATGCCTGGCCGGCTACTTCACCGAGCGGGCCCTTCAGCCACCCCCGCCGGGACTGCCGACAGTGCGGGCCTTCCAGGCGGCCCAGGGGGACATCGCGCGCGCCTGGCTGAGGCGGCTGACCGGCTGGACCTGA
- a CDS encoding replication initiator protein A yields MPVTKVSPVKGSDERNFSSLILIPSQERLPKDRTRLERFVTRSDGQVVKVVAEGLDLAHGIDNDILVGLVNLYIEAGCPTDGVIEVSAYSVLKMAGLPTEAHYYKGLEPGMKRLKGTVFTITEGWFEHKKKSYLSMSFNIIDNYNRTHDVQGLTERSHLRIKLNEHIVRSINAGYLKPLDLTLYRQLPSVGSRTLYRLLDAHLHEAIERGEKLPFVMMLPLESLAAACGLLDDRSGNLKRNIERMHQPLLDTGYLKSAEFIGRGKQTTLRYSYAADIRTADSEQVILLTNQGVSRGVAEKYAQELGNDIQAVLESFHARMENGPKIQNPAGYLVKLLKESASVIEQARLRQLNLKEATQKKAEQEESRRKQEKVLDDQRQQVLLESPPPQAAELLLNKFTVKRLLSKGVTQMEIDQLRQKVERGEIDSVNISKLLTQAMINNEALEALHLLV; encoded by the coding sequence ATGCCCGTCACAAAGGTCTCGCCGGTGAAAGGAAGCGACGAACGCAACTTTTCTTCGCTGATCCTGATTCCCAGTCAGGAGCGACTGCCGAAAGACCGCACACGGCTGGAGCGGTTCGTGACGAGGAGTGACGGCCAGGTTGTCAAAGTTGTGGCCGAAGGACTTGATCTGGCTCACGGCATCGATAACGACATTCTGGTTGGGCTGGTGAACCTGTATATCGAGGCGGGCTGTCCGACCGATGGCGTTATCGAGGTCAGTGCCTACAGCGTGTTGAAGATGGCCGGCTTGCCTACCGAGGCGCACTATTACAAGGGCCTGGAGCCGGGAATGAAACGGCTGAAGGGAACCGTGTTCACGATTACTGAAGGGTGGTTTGAACACAAGAAGAAAAGCTACCTGAGCATGAGTTTCAACATCATCGACAACTACAACCGTACCCACGACGTGCAGGGCCTGACCGAGCGGAGCCACCTGCGAATCAAGTTGAACGAACATATTGTTCGGAGTATCAACGCCGGCTACCTGAAGCCGCTTGACCTTACCCTCTACCGACAGCTGCCCTCCGTTGGTTCTCGCACGCTCTATCGCCTCTTGGATGCGCATCTCCATGAGGCCATTGAGCGCGGGGAAAAGCTACCATTCGTGATGATGCTGCCCCTTGAGAGCCTGGCAGCGGCATGTGGCCTCCTGGATGACCGCAGCGGAAATCTGAAGCGCAATATCGAGCGCATGCACCAACCCCTGCTGGACACCGGTTACCTGAAAAGTGCCGAATTTATCGGACGCGGCAAGCAGACGACGCTTCGCTATTCGTACGCTGCCGACATTCGTACGGCCGACAGCGAACAGGTCATACTTCTGACGAATCAGGGCGTGTCACGCGGCGTCGCCGAGAAATATGCACAGGAGCTCGGAAACGACATCCAGGCTGTGCTGGAGAGCTTTCATGCCCGAATGGAGAATGGGCCGAAGATTCAAAATCCTGCCGGATACCTGGTCAAGCTGTTGAAGGAAAGCGCGTCGGTGATCGAACAGGCCCGGCTGCGCCAGCTGAATCTGAAAGAAGCGACGCAGAAGAAAGCTGAACAGGAGGAAAGCCGCCGAAAACAGGAGAAGGTGCTTGACGACCAGCGTCAGCAGGTGCTGCTGGAAAGCCCCCCACCTCAGGCCGCTGAACTCCTCCTTAACAAATTCACCGTCAAGCGGTTATTGAGCAAGGGCGTCACCCAGATGGAGATTGACCAGCTGCGGCAGAAGGTCGAGCGCGGTGAAATCGACAGCGTGAACATCAGCAAACTGCTCACCCAGGCAATGATCAACAATGAAGCGCTTGAGGCGCTGCACCTCTTGGTTTGA